From one Kwoniella dejecticola CBS 10117 chromosome 2, complete sequence genomic stretch:
- a CDS encoding haloacid dehalogenase, type II, with translation MPSVVFDVVGTCFSYDNGAEAVQTRLGHKLAKYGIPTKLLFYAWVCGTERDYSYLSQIKQYKPFFDILSSTLKRVLFQAGIPAEDLEDFFTAEDVEYIREEYKKLKPRPGLAEMMQTLRDGGFEVWCCSDANVDRVKGYFDKAGVPMPLDHILSADMVKAGKPEPAVYKFAREKAGSDKPGEVSVFAASHAWDIAAAKSAGFSTAYTTTYELDECVDIFGKADLVTPDLVTLGKGIVEKWGKKTA, from the exons ATGCCTTCAGTCGTTT TCGATGTTGTCGGTACCTgct TCTCCTACGATAACGGAGCAGAAGCAGTGCAAACTCGACTGGGTCACAAGCTCGCGAAATACGGTATACCTACCAAACTCCTCTTCTACGCCTGGGTGTGCGGAACCGAGCGAGACTACTCGTACTTGTCCCAAATCAAACAATACAAACCCTTCTTCGACATCTTATCCAGTACGCTGAAAAGAGTGCTCTTCCAAGCTGGTATCCCAGCTGAGGACTTGGAGGACTTCTTCACTGCCGAGGACGTAGAATACATAAGGGAGGAgtacaagaagctgaagcctaGACCGGGACTTGCGGAGATGATGCAGACTCTCAGAGATGGTGGATTCGAAGTTTGGTGTTGCTCAGATGCGAATGTAGACCGAGTGAAGGGGTACTTCGATAAAGCCGGTGTACCGATGCCGCTGGATCACATCTTGTCCGCTGATATGGTCAAGGCTGGTAAGCCTGAGCCGGCAGTATACAAATTCGCAAGGGAGAAGGCTGGATCGGATAAACCTGGAGAAGTCTCTGTGTTTGCCG CTTCACATGCCTGGGATATCGCTGCtgccaaatcagctggaTTCAGCACCGCATACACTACCACTTACGAGCTTGATGAATGTGTGGATATCTTTGGCAAAGCGGATTTGGTCACTCCAGATCTTGTTACGCTGGGTAAGGGTATCGTAGAGAAGtggggaaagaagacagcttag
- a CDS encoding tartrate dehydrogenase, with protein sequence MPVRQHNIAVIAGDGIGIEVTASTLEVLRAVQKKVGGFELKFDELDYGSARYKAKGSYTPEGWLEHLRKFDAIFFGAVGDPDVPDHISLWDLILPMRQKFQQYVNVRPSAILPGIPARITNAQVGDLDWVIVRENTEGEYAGQGGRTHVGTPWETATEVSIFTRRGVERVMRFAFEIAQKRPRKLLTVVSKSNAQRYGLVLWDEVAELVSKDFPDVKWDKMLVDAMTVRMVSKPKSLDTIVTTNLHGDILSDLAAGVSGSIGIAHSSSLDPTRESPSLFEPVHGAAFDIMGKNLANPIAAIMSAAEMLRWLGENQAAEIVENACKTSIANGQTTGDLGGKLKTSEVTQVVLELIEGK encoded by the exons ATGCCTGTCCGTCAACATAACATTGCTGTCATCGctggtgatg gtatcggtatcgaggtgaCTGCATCCACGTTAGAAGTACTGCGGGCTGTCCAAAAGAAGGTTGGGGGATTTGAGCTCAAGTTTGACGAGCTTGACTACGGAA GTGCTCGATACAAGGCAAAAGGATCCTACACACCGGAAGGATGGCTGGAACACCTCCGGAAATTCGATGCTATCTTTTTCGGAGCAGTCGGAGATCCAGACGTTCCAGACCACATCTCGTTATGGGATCTGATCTTACCTATGAGGCAGAAATTCCAGCAATATGTCAATGTCAGACCATCGGCGATCTTACCTGGAATCCCAGCCAGAATCACCAACGCCCAAGTAGGCGACTTGGACTGGGTGATCGTCAGGGAGAACACGGAGGGTGAATATGCCGGTCAAGGTGGACGAACGCATGTAGGAACACCCTGGGAGACCGCTACAGAAGTTTCGATCTTCACTCGTCGAGGGGTCGAAAGAGTCATGAGATTCGCCTTTGAGATCGCTCAAAAGAGACCTCGAAAGCTTTTGACTGTAGTCAGCAAGTCTAATGCTCAA CGATATGGTCTAGTGCTTTGGGATGAAGTTGCAGAGCTAGTCTCGAAGGATTTCCCTGATGTGAAATGGGACAAAATGCTT GTCGACGCTATGACGGTCCGAATGGTctcaaaaccaaaatcatTAGACACTATCGTCACCACCAACCTACACGGGGA TATCTTGTCAGATCTCGCAGCAGGAGTATCAGGTTCTATCGGTATCGCTCACTCCTCATCTCTCGACCCTACTCGAGAATCTCCTTCGCTATTTGAGCCGGTCCACGGTGCAGCCTTCGATATTATGGGCAAAAATCTCGCAAACCCCATTGCTGCCATCATGTCCGCTGCCGAGATGCTCAGATGGCTCGGGGAAAACCAAGCTGCTGAAATAGTTGAGAACGCCTGTAAGACCAGTATTGCAAATGGTCAGACCACGGGGGATTTAGGTGGAAAGTTGAAGACTAGTGAAGTCACCCAAGTAGTGCTTGAGCTTATAGAAGGCAAATAA
- a CDS encoding 4-aminobutyrate transaminase, which yields MPSTATVSEIPLLPSASKPLPLTTSTQGLQSIADKHITKGLGRLRDHVFKEGRGLRVLTTDNQKLLDFTSGIGVTSLGHAHPDVTAAIIEQAQSIIHVQCAIGLSEPYVQLVESLLTMMPDPSLDSFFFWNSGSEAIEAAIKVARTKTKRNNIVVMQGGYHGRTSGAAALTRSKTSFFKGTGPLMPCVYTTPFPYWHAMGLPKDTPEEVLVDQAILGIENLLQQQTAPEDTAAIFLEPVIGEGGYVPTPPAYIKHLRQLCDKHGIMLVVDEIQTGFCRTGKTFAIEHSGVKPDLMVFAKGFANGMPISGIVTRSEIMSAMQPGSLGGTYSGNVVACAAALATTRYMRTHDILSHVNARSEQIFKGLREIQADTENGGWMIEEIRGQGLMIALEFKDPNSKLTRSHSRGDITLPGNLNKLVQDACYDRGLLVLTTSIYPVLRLIPALILSEDEVEEMLATMKEAVKAVASSVEGK from the exons ATGCCTTCGACCGCTACAGTCTCAGAGATCCCCTTGTTGCCATCGGCATCCAAACCACTCCCGTTGACCACCTCGACCCAGGGTCTCCAGAGTATCGCCGATAAGCACATCACCAAAGGTCTCGGTAGACTACGTGATCATGTCTTCAAGGAAGGTCGAGGTCTCAGAGTCCTCACCACT GACAACCAAAAATTACTAGATTTCACATCTGGTATCGGAGTGACCTCTCTCGGACATGCTCACCCAGATGTCACTGCGGCAATCATCGAACAAGCCCAATCTATCATCCATGTACAATGCGCTATCGGATTGTCGGAGCCTTACGTTCAACTCGTCGAGTCATTACTCACCATGATGCCTGATCCAAGCCtggacagcttcttcttctggaacTCCGGTTCCGAGGCGATCGAAGCTGCTATCAAGGTTGCTAGAAccaagacaaagagaaatAACATTGTGGTCATGCAAGGTGGATACcacg GTCGAACTTCCGGTGCTGCCGCATTGACCCGGTCAAAGACCTCGTTCTTCAAAGGCACTGGTCCTCTCATG CCATGCGTGTACACCACTCCCTTTCCATACTGGCACGCCATGGGCTTGCCGAAAGATACACCTGAGGAAGTTTTAGTGGACCAAGCTATTTTAGGCATCGAAaatctccttcaacagcAGACCGCTCCGGAAGACACAGCTgccatcttcctcgaacCAGTCATCGGTGAAGGTGGTTACGTGCCGACACCTCCAGCATACATAAAGCACCTCAGGCAGTTGTGCGACAAACACGGTATCATGCTTGTTGTCGACGAAATCCAGACCGGATTCTGCAGGACGGGAAAGACCTTTGCCATCGAGCATTCTGGCGTTAAACCAGACTTGATGGTCTTCGCTAAAGGTTTCGCCAACGGTATGCCGATCTCCGGTATTGTCACCCGAAGTGAGATCATGAGTGCTATGCAACCTGGTTCTTTG GGTGGAACATACTCTGGGAATGTTGTCGCTTGCGCCGCCGCATTGGCAACTACCCGATACATGCGAACTCACGATATCTTGTCTCACGTCAACGCTCGATCTGAGCAGATCTTCAAGGGTCTCAGGGAAATCCAAGCTGATACCGAGAATGGAGGATGGATGATAGAGGAAATTCGAGGTCAAGGT TTGATGATCGCTCTCGAGTTCAAAGATCCCAACTCCAAGCTCACTAGATCGCATTCTCGAGGCGACATCACCTTGCCGGGAAACCTCAACAAACTGGTCCAGGATGCCTGTTACGATCGAGGTCTACTCGTTCTGACAACCAGTATCTACCCAGTCCTCAGATTGATCCCTGCTTTGATActgagcgaagatgaagtcgaggagaTGTTGGCAACAATGAAGGAGGCTGTCAAGGCGGTAGCTAGCTCGGTAGAAGGCAAATAG